One part of the Bdellovibrio sp. KM01 genome encodes these proteins:
- a CDS encoding rhodanese-like domain-containing protein, protein MTVKVYDFTSKTDNPNFEDVHDIAPQELHQNMSKVKMIDVRQPDEYTGELGHVPGSQLLVLDTLPDHLEDLPKDQTIVFICRSGARSARATAFAKMNGFTHVFNMLGGMLHWNELQLPVER, encoded by the coding sequence ATGACAGTGAAGGTTTACGATTTCACATCAAAAACAGACAATCCTAATTTTGAAGATGTTCACGACATTGCTCCACAGGAACTTCATCAAAACATGTCCAAAGTAAAAATGATCGATGTTCGTCAGCCTGATGAATACACTGGCGAGCTTGGCCACGTCCCAGGTTCCCAGTTGTTAGTGCTCGACACTCTTCCAGATCATTTGGAAGACCTTCCGAAAGACCAAACAATTGTGTTCATCTGTCGCAGCGGAGCCCGCTCAGCTCGCGCCACTGCTTTTGCGAAGATGAATGGATTCACACACGTATTTAATATGCTAGGCGGAATGCTTCATTGGAATGAATTGCAACTGCCTGTTGAAAGATAA